The following is a genomic window from Mesotoga sp. UBA6090.
AGGCCTCCGTTCATGGTGCTTCTTGTATCGGGCGGGCACAGTGAGATCCTTGTCTTGAGAGACTGGGACAGAATCGAACTGATAGGCAAGACCAGAGACGACGCGGCCGGCGAAGCGTTTGACAAGATTGCAAGGCTGCTTGAGCTGGGTTATCCTGGAGGTCCGGCGATACAGAAGGCCGCAGAAGAGGGGAAGGTGTTGTATCACTTTCCCAGGCCGCTTCAAGAGAAAGGAAATTTTGACTTCTCATTCAGCGGTCTCAAGACTTCCGTTCTTTATTTCTTGAGGAAGAATCGCTCTGTTTCTGTAAACGATGTTGCGGCATCGGCACAGGAAGCGATAGTCGATTCACTTGTTACGAAAACCTTTGATGCCGCTGGCAGCTTAGGTCTTAAAGAGATTGCCTTTGCAGGCGGAGTGGCATCTAACTCTCTTTTGCGAGATAGAGCGGAGAAACTGTCCGAAGAGACGGGCATAAGGGCCTACTTTCCTCCGGTCGATCTTTGCACCGACAACGCTGCCATGATTGCCATGGTCGCTTACGAAAAAGCAAAGAGGGGACTGTTCTCCCCTCTTTCAACTAACGCAGTTCCTTACCTTAGCTTAGATGCCTTTTGATTATTCTGATTTGCT
Proteins encoded in this region:
- the tsaD gene encoding tRNA (adenosine(37)-N6)-threonylcarbamoyltransferase complex transferase subunit TsaD; the protein is MKVLALESSCDETAVAIIEDGHLLSSVVSSQIDIHSRFGGVVPEIAARKHLEIIDKIVGSSLEEAHLELENIDVFASTMGPGLVGSLLVGLSFAKAMALSTNKPFIGINHLFGHVYANFLKYPFLRPPFMVLLVSGGHSEILVLRDWDRIELIGKTRDDAAGEAFDKIARLLELGYPGGPAIQKAAEEGKVLYHFPRPLQEKGNFDFSFSGLKTSVLYFLRKNRSVSVNDVAASAQEAIVDSLVTKTFDAAGSLGLKEIAFAGGVASNSLLRDRAEKLSEETGIRAYFPPVDLCTDNAAMIAMVAYEKAKRGLFSPLSTNAVPYLSLDAF